Part of the Oryzias melastigma strain HK-1 linkage group LG24, ASM292280v2, whole genome shotgun sequence genome, ATATCTCTTTGATTTACCGATGGtttcttctcctcctgcagTCCCCAGAAGCTCCAGAGGGCAAGGAAGCCTCTAAAGTCACGAAACAAGAGGTAAGTGTTTGTTGTGCGTTGGTGTTCAGGTGTGTTAGCGTGCTGTGAGTTGGCCGAGAGTGTGGGCGCTAGCGGAAGAGCAGGATTAGGACAATTGTAGCGTTCTGATGAGCTCACAAAGGTGAAACTTCTCTTTCTCTGTCACCATCTCTgtctttcccatcatcctttgctCCAACAGCCAACCAGAAGGTCAGAGAGATTGTCGGCGGTGAGTTGTGTTCTCTTCCTGTCCTCACTTctgttcttcttctctgttcTATTAGCATCGTATTAATTTATCTTAGGATAAAACATCTAGATCTTCTGAAAAAATCAACACTTTGAGCATGCTCCTCTTAATGGGTCTGGctttatttgcatgtttttgttgtctttgtcGGTTCTCGCTGCGATTGAGCCGAGCTGCATgatttgaaatgtgaaaataaaatggaaaaatccagTAATGTCACAAATCCTCCGTTGAGTTTAAAGTTGTTGTCAGATCGTGCAGCTCTGCCGTGCAGaccattcatttctgtgtgtcTTTGCATGTTTCtggtcttttaaatgttttctgttctttataaaatgcataatttattgaaatataagcaaaaaaaagaataatccagtaaaaaaaagttaaaacatggTGCTGAGCATTCACTCTTTGGATTCTGAGCAGTCTGTTTATTTCACTTGCAATAAAACTAAGATGCCTGTTTTTTAGTTATTGTGGTCCAAATAAGAATTCAGACCACCTGAGGAAAATAAATAGTGATCCAGACCAACAATATTTGCAAAAGAAGTGGAAAGAGTTTAAGTCTTCCTGCTGACTTTTTAAGGATttagtgaaacattggatcaatttaacaaaaaatctgtaatttattacttaaaaaactattattttttatcaaattaaaaatttgagttgtaggtttactcaacttaaaaatttaatatgataaatatctttaacaaattacagaacttttgttaattgatgtAATGTTTCACTTTGTACAGTGTAGGTCAAATCGATATTCGTATCTCTAAAATAAACCTAGTTTTGATAGTCTAAACTTCTCATGTTTACATGAATTTCACTAGTGGGATTAGAAGCAAATAACATCAGGACAGAAAtcaattcttttgtttttagctctGAAATTGATGTTAAATGTCTCTATTTGTTCCAACTACTTTGATATTTAGATGAACATTTAGTCCTGTTAACGGCTCAACATTTTCCAGGATGTTGTCGCCTTTTTTTAGCTTTGGACGGTGAATCCTTCCCATCATACAACTGTAATAGTGATTACACCGGACGTCAGATTCATGTTTGCCTCCTCTCTTTTGACACgagtcaaatttactgcttgacGTTTTGGCGCCCCGGCCGCGGAGTAAGTCCCAAACAGGTTTCTGGACTTCGTTTATTGCCACATCATTCATTTATTCGTGGCGGAGGTCattagctcgctacgctgtccaccaggtggctcACTAGCGTAGTGGCTGCGATCATGCCAGATCCATGGGCTCTGTAACAAGATGGTGActtccagggtgtatcccggagagtctccggcaaccccgcggccccagcgggttaagagaaaacagacagaagtCAGGACGAAAATCGAGCGGCCATGTTGGATGTATTATTCGGTCCTTTGATAGAAAacgctcctgattggttgacacatGGCGTCAATTGCATCTGATGCCCAGATTGCGTCGCAAGACCTTGGATTGGGTCTGTACATTGGCTCAACGTTGAAACTCGACGCCCCTGCTGCGCCAATCGGGCCCGGCGTGAACGCGCCATAAGAGTTCTGTTTCAACCACTAcggtttttttattatgacatcatcaatttcctggaaaattaaatattgatgGTTCAGTAATAAAAATAGGTTATTTCAAAGTATACTgatcaaatgcaatgcattaaGGTCAATAGTTCCCAAtatagtgagcatcaatgcccATTGGTTTTTCGCAAAGGATTCTGGGAAATTGAAGATTCTggctgaataaaaaatactgcaCTGAGCAGTGAAAGGATTCAGACGTAGCTTGTATTTGAGAGGCAGAGTGGGTGTGACATCCTCCATTGAAAATGGTTTTTAGCTTTTGcaatatggacgccgccatgttggagctaGACGTTGTCAGCAAACAGTGATaggtccaagtcagtctgagtgAAGCTCGTTTCCTCTGAGAGGCACGGTCTGGAATGGTCTGGGCTACTCAAGTGAACATTACTACTCAAAGTTGCACCGTCGTGGTAGTGCGACTAAAGCTAAAGCTAGGCTATCGAGCTATTGTCTGTTTTCACTTAGCTTGTGATACTTCATACAGACATTGTGGGAGGCAAAGACAAAACTTTTAGCTTGgactaaagttaaagtcccacacctagatgtgtgaaatttgttctctgtatttgacccctcccctgggggaggggtgagctgcagacacagctgccctcaggaaccatttgtccgtttaaccccccaatccaaccccttaatgctgaatCGAGGCATTGGgttccatttttaaagtctttggtatgactcggctggggtttgaactcatgaccttccagtcttaggtcggacactctaccacaaggccactgagctgatcTTGAGTTGTGAAAAGAGGCAAAGACAAAGGCGCCAGATGGTAAGAGTAAGATTGGATGTTTGAAAACAtcggtgatttttttttgtcgtcatgacaacagtagctccgccctaactggtccatttatttatggacctacaaccaacggggcCCGAAAATGGGTCCATATTATTACAGAAACGCTCACAATATCGGACCGAACCGCTAAGTGGACACGAGGCGTATAGATTGGTACCAcagtcaccaatcaggagtgagcttgttggaaagccacaccccccaCCACTCGAAAGCtttctgattggtccgtttataacgGGTAACTTTCACgacaggaaaaaacatttttttttaaaagaggaatATCAGGaactttttactaaaatgtattagagcaaaaatggttattctgacaaacttGACTGAGTTTTGCTGTTTATAGACGTCTATGGTATTTTAGCGTCCTGGAGCCAGcggccacttcctgtttgagggcACTCGgttcagttctcatatgcagtccaaattttttccttttaattttggactcttttgagttatttttggagaaaaaaaatcacatggtTCAGTTTGTGGTGTTATTTATGCTCATAGCTGGAAGCTAATGGAGCCTCTGCTCTGCACAATGTCTGCACAACACGCTGAATGGGAGCTGCTCTCATCATTGCAATGGGATTCGTAGTCTGTTCTCCTTCAGTGGATGCAGAAATGTTAATGTCAGAGATTTTCATCATTAAAACTGCATGATGCATGGAAGCAGTCATGGATGCATGcactttgtttgtctttgtgtatTTCAGGCTGCTATTgtgtctcatttttatttattttttatttctagaagCCTGCTCCACCCAAACCTGAAGCCAAACCCAAGAAGAACATCGTTAAGgtgaagaaaatgaaggaaaatgatcCAGTTGTAgacagttttgcatttttaagattttatttttatggtttgtgTACTGCAGAAGGTGGCAGATGAAAAGGGGGCGAAGCCAAAGAAAGGAGGCGCCAAGGGGAAGAAGGAGGACGGTCCCGCCCAGAACGGAGAGACCAAGACCAATGAGGTacgaggaggagcagagaagtggaaaacaaatatttggttAGATGATAACGATCTCCGTTTTTCTCAAATGTCTGTTCACACACCAACACTGCATTAATTACACATACGGTCTGACCCACTTACACGTGCACGCACACGGGCGCACACGCAGATCTACGTGTCTCGCCCGTCTGTCAgtgtgtcctccatcagaagCATGGCTCCTTCCCTGATGTCAGTGAGAGGGCAGAGTGAAACAGTCAGAGTTAACGGTATGAGCGGGCGTCCATCTCCCGGTTTGAGTGTGTTTGGAGAGTTTTTGGAGAGTTTTTCTCCACAGGAGGGGAGGTCAAAGGTAAGGATGTCTCGGTTGCTGTGCGGTGAGGAGGATCTTTCAAACAAGATTTTTGTTGGTGCTCAAAGTGCCAAGaatcagcttaaaaaaagaaaagttttactCCTTTAATCAATTCATGCACACACAATGCACctaaaagaagctaaactgaCAATAATGGCACTAGAGCATCAACATAAATTTTGAAGTTTGTTcaagagtttatttttattccattttatgtcatttttatttgtttattttattgctgaacttttgtgcaaaattgtgttttcctactaagaaacttgaaaaaaatgtttctcatttgtgacgattcagttactttaaaaaataaaggcagagaaaagtaagtaatgacattgtcaatttttaaatcacaatataccacaaagtatattgtgatatgtatcgttattgtgatatatttatattctgatttacaattttttccatatcgcccagcactattTATTTTATACCTGAAACAATCATTCCTGAcacaaaagtttaaacaaaataaggacaaaaaatgtatttttttccaaacaaaaaatttttatttttcatttaagagatTTTATTACTGTATTAATACCAAATTAAAAGggtgttgttgttttatggAAAGACTACCTTTGATTCTCagctaaaatatgtttttgccgTTAACTTTCATGCAAATTTAATAccttaaatacaaattttttattcgttttttacaataattcacatgttttagcaccaaaaattgaatttaaatcaGGCAGTGTTGCCCGCTGTAATttagttcatgttttttaaagagccacttcgataaaaattgtgtatttaacatgttcttgtggcatttttctgatggttgaagggatttataaagaaaattaagataaaaatgttatttctttgtatttctttattcaaatcgttgcgaatcaggagcagatgaaaaaaatgcagtttaaaaaaggttgcagttgttatgtagaaaatacgttCAGTTGgcgatgggaaggggggcggggttgctctttGCTAACGGTCGTTCCAACAACTCAGACGCAAATTTCTACAAAATTTTAGACACCACGTCCAAGAAACATATACcgtttaattatttttggctAGTAACAGCATAACCATGATTAAAAGATCGCtcaaaacagattaaaacatgGTCAAAGTGGGTCTTCAATGGAGGATTTTAGTCCCAAAATTATTCACCAgataatttgaatttatttttctgtaatttttcctctttttaaacaaacgctaaataaaattgatcattttgctcatagaagataaataaaaaatattgcttttcttttgtctatcgatttaaaataaactatttccgTAAATTACGTCTTTCCTGATTGTTTACCTTgtgaaattaatgttttttactttgtttacttTTAACTCTCTCCAcccactgtaaaaagtgaaacgttgaaTTTgctaatttgatgaaaactatttatcaaattacagaacttttgttaattgatcacAAGAGTTTATAAACACTTTGTGAAAGTTTAAACTATTCCAGCTTTGTGAAGCCTGCAAGCAGATTTAGATCCAGAAGTTTagcatttgatctatttttagagtgttatcaatcgtcttttaattataataatgcagtttttagcccatttttttttaaactgtctaggacataatttattcatgttagctagcttacagcccttcacaacctgACATAACCACTGCAACAAAAATCGTCTGCAAGCAGATGCATCAgaaggggcggagcagggagctggtggccccgcccattgtatgttctacatcacaaatacaatctgcatttttcctgattcacaacgatttaaataaagacatacgTAGAAACGTAaattaaaccaacattttctttgtttatgtcttcaatcatcagaaaaataccacaagaacatcttaaaagcacaatttttgcttaaaactttCTTGCTTTAAGTCCGACCGATTCTGGAATGGTGACTTTGTCGGTATTTGTTTGAAACGTTTCTACTTTTTCGTCTCTCAACAGGAAACTGAAGCAGCAGAGGAGGCCCCTGAAGAGAAGGCATAGACCACCCCACCCTCTGATTCCACGGCAGCAGAGCATCTTTTTTTACCGACGATTTTTGTAccatgctaattttttttcttttctagtaGAAACGGACAACCAGCTTCTCTACGGCTTA contains:
- the hmgn3 gene encoding high mobility group nucleosome-binding domain-containing protein 3 isoform X2; its protein translation is MPKRKSPEAPEGKEASKVTKQEKPAPPKPEAKPKKNIVKKVADEKGAKPKKGGAKGKKEDGPAQNGETKTNEIYVSRPSVSVSSIRSMAPSLMSVRGQSETVRVNGN
- the hmgn3 gene encoding high mobility group nucleosome-binding domain-containing protein 3 isoform X1, whose translation is MPKRKSPEAPEGKEASKVTKQEPTRRSERLSAKPAPPKPEAKPKKNIVKKVADEKGAKPKKGGAKGKKEDGPAQNGETKTNEIYVSRPSVSVSSIRSMAPSLMSVRGQSETVRVNGN
- the hmgn3 gene encoding high mobility group nucleosome-binding domain-containing protein 3 isoform X3, which produces MPKRKSPEAPEGKEASKVTKQEPTRRSERLSAKPAPPKPEAKPKKNIVKKVADEKGAKPKKGGAKGKKEDGPAQNGETKTNEETEAAEEAPEEKA